Proteins co-encoded in one Novosphingobium sp. PP1Y genomic window:
- a CDS encoding DUF2493 domain-containing protein translates to MASAPDLPLEDTTPELGSTAYLLQEMQLYGYRPFEDEPDGRPLPDARLAGGAVADMFDGLVSALIDTRIEPDLEDLLWNLVNIFHRAGERVERDLDDNEQAQKRLQREQDGSEVRSVELERQIAEGISLIERRDTMEFFREAAADQFRIHARKAWTPRTGSRVNRKAMTSAIIDSRDFLDKRARENARVLLPEGTRIAFTGGPDCNDHSAIWDVLDRVHARHADMVLLHGATPTGAERAAACWADTRRVPQVAFRPDWNRHKKAAPFKRNDRMLEALPVGLVVFPGTGIQDNLADKARKMGIPLWDFREKRFNR, encoded by the coding sequence ATGGCAAGCGCCCCAGATCTTCCCCTTGAAGACACCACCCCCGAACTCGGCTCAACCGCCTATCTCCTCCAGGAAATGCAGCTCTACGGCTATCGGCCCTTCGAGGACGAACCCGATGGCAGGCCGCTACCCGATGCCCGCCTTGCCGGTGGCGCGGTCGCCGACATGTTCGACGGGCTTGTCTCGGCCTTGATCGACACCCGGATTGAACCTGATCTCGAAGACCTGCTCTGGAACCTCGTCAACATCTTCCACCGCGCCGGCGAGCGGGTCGAACGCGATCTTGACGACAATGAACAGGCGCAAAAACGCCTTCAGCGCGAACAGGATGGCAGCGAAGTGCGCTCGGTCGAACTTGAGCGCCAAATTGCCGAAGGCATCTCGCTAATCGAACGCCGCGACACGATGGAATTCTTCCGCGAAGCCGCCGCCGACCAGTTTCGCATTCACGCACGCAAGGCCTGGACGCCCCGCACCGGATCCCGTGTCAACCGCAAGGCCATGACCTCAGCCATCATCGACAGCCGCGACTTCCTCGACAAACGCGCAAGGGAGAATGCCCGCGTTCTGCTGCCCGAAGGCACCCGTATTGCCTTCACCGGTGGCCCCGATTGCAACGATCACTCGGCCATCTGGGACGTCCTCGACCGGGTTCATGCGCGTCATGCCGACATGGTCTTGCTCCACGGCGCCACACCCACTGGTGCAGAACGCGCCGCCGCTTGCTGGGCCGATACGCGCCGCGTGCCGCAGGTCGCCTTCCGGCCTGACTGGAACCGACACAAGAAGGCCGCGCCGTTCAAACGCAATGACCGGATGCTCGAAGCATTGCCCGTGGGCCTGGTCGTCTTTCCGGGCACCGGCATCCAGGACAATCTGGCTGACAAGGCGCGCAAGATGGGCATTCCGCTCTGGGATTTCCGGGAGAAGCGGTTTAACCGTTAG
- a CDS encoding helix-turn-helix transcriptional regulator has protein sequence MNEWSIYSALGEAVAIRRKAIGLTQAQVAVKVGISRASIANIESGRQKVLLHQVYLFAEALKLPSIMQLLPKSLVRGENDMVVPISRSDISERQKAQVSDALMGMFGNGTTLAASDDS, from the coding sequence ATGAACGAGTGGTCAATCTATTCGGCGTTGGGGGAAGCTGTGGCGATAAGGCGAAAAGCCATTGGCCTCACACAAGCACAAGTTGCTGTGAAGGTGGGCATTTCCCGCGCCTCAATCGCTAATATTGAGTCCGGTCGACAGAAGGTTTTGCTGCATCAAGTGTATCTGTTTGCGGAAGCCCTGAAGCTGCCGTCGATCATGCAACTTTTGCCCAAGTCGCTAGTGCGTGGCGAAAACGATATGGTTGTCCCCATTTCGCGCAGTGACATTTCAGAGCGTCAAAAGGCTCAGGTGAGCGATGCGCTGATGGGCATGTTTGGCAACGGCACAACGCTTGCTGCTTCGGACGATTCCTAG
- a CDS encoding tyrosine-type recombinase/integrase gives MTALASHLAAFLRDHLPRERNVSPHTVTTYANCFALLVRFAADRLKRRPTDLTIEDFHPELIMAFLDHAENARKNSPRTRNARLAAIRAFFRYIEYRVPVCLDLALRIRSVPTKRTDTTLIDYLTRDEITALLDAPDPRSRLGTRDRAMLHLAYAGGLRVAELLSLQMQDFPERSLATVHIIGKGRRERVLPLWRETQAALRAWLAVRPRCHALEIFLNANDEPMSRDGFAFRLAKHVATAAKKQPSLLRKRVTPHVLRHSCAMHTLAATGDIRKVALWLGHASIQSTEAYLRADPQEKLQILAAHGAPAIKPGKFRPPADPLIMMLNDVRKRA, from the coding sequence ATGACCGCGCTCGCTTCCCATCTCGCCGCGTTCCTGCGCGATCATCTGCCCCGCGAGCGCAATGTCAGCCCGCACACGGTGACGACCTATGCGAACTGCTTCGCGCTGCTGGTCCGCTTCGCGGCCGATCGGCTCAAGCGACGGCCCACCGATCTGACGATCGAGGATTTTCACCCTGAGTTGATCATGGCCTTCCTCGACCATGCGGAAAATGCACGTAAGAACAGTCCCAGAACCCGCAACGCCCGGCTCGCGGCGATCCGGGCGTTCTTCCGCTACATCGAGTATCGCGTCCCCGTCTGCCTCGACCTCGCGCTACGTATCCGTTCCGTGCCGACTAAGCGGACCGACACGACCCTGATCGATTATCTGACACGGGACGAGATCACCGCGCTATTGGATGCACCGGATCCCCGTTCCCGCCTGGGTACGAGGGATCGCGCTATGCTACATCTCGCCTATGCTGGCGGCCTGCGTGTCGCCGAACTGCTGTCGCTACAAATGCAAGACTTTCCGGAACGTTCGCTCGCCACGGTCCACATCATCGGCAAGGGCCGACGCGAGCGCGTCCTACCCCTCTGGCGCGAAACGCAGGCAGCCCTGCGGGCCTGGCTCGCCGTCAGGCCGCGATGTCACGCGCTAGAGATATTCCTCAACGCCAACGACGAACCAATGAGCCGTGACGGATTTGCGTTCAGGCTGGCCAAGCATGTGGCCACGGCCGCGAAGAAGCAGCCGTCCTTGCTACGCAAGCGGGTCACGCCTCACGTACTCCGGCATTCCTGCGCAATGCACACGCTTGCTGCGACCGGCGACATCCGCAAAGTGGCGCTCTGGCTCGGGCATGCCAGCATCCAGAGCACGGAAGCCTATCTGCGCGCTGACCCCCAAGAAAAGCTGCAAATCCTCGCTGCGCACGGGGCGCCGGCTATCAAACCAGGCAAGTTCAGACCTCCGGCTGACCCGCTGATCATGATGCTCAACGACGTCCGGAAACGAGCATAA
- a CDS encoding tyrosine-type recombinase/integrase: protein MLPKTIVSFGRPEPWAGVTPTSEALSTAFHSSLLGSAAGSAALYKAAARHFLFWIGQQDVAVSAVDDPVVRRFEKHQCRCQGFSRHEPNRPKFTSKVRRFVRFLEDLGIVDVPDDVDQMDTLLAEYAPFLVQEHYSAASIKSYRSEAAHFAAWVRISRLRWDDVTDEHVIQYAGHDCRCPVYRKRGTLIGHHGPLRRSKGARRFLGFLRDRHILSQAHSRQHQDEDLAAYKAWLTTHCGSSAGTIRRYCGEVKRWLPMLDPPSDIDAAVIRRIVSHRITEAPGSASTIAGIMRSYVRFLVSRGECAPALQHAFPPIRRYRLGTLPRYMDEATIEKIIASCQTGTAVEIRDKAIILLLARLGLRAGDIWQLHLTDIDWNEGYLRVCGKSRRPDRLPLPQDVGDAILDYLEQARPPISEERLFVRVQPPFRPFSSSAEIAGIVARVFDRGAIEGVPTGAHAFRHSLATRMLRAGAGLESVGTILRHRSPATTAIYAKVDIPMLLKVAQEWPGDAA from the coding sequence ATGTTGCCAAAGACGATTGTTTCATTCGGACGCCCAGAACCTTGGGCCGGAGTCACTCCCACCTCAGAAGCTCTATCCACCGCCTTCCACTCTTCTCTTCTGGGGAGCGCGGCGGGATCAGCTGCGCTTTACAAAGCCGCCGCTCGCCATTTCCTGTTCTGGATCGGGCAGCAGGACGTTGCAGTGTCGGCGGTCGATGACCCCGTCGTACGACGTTTCGAGAAGCATCAGTGTCGCTGTCAGGGCTTTTCCCGGCATGAGCCCAACCGACCAAAGTTCACCAGCAAGGTCCGGCGTTTCGTCCGCTTCCTGGAGGATCTGGGCATTGTCGACGTACCCGATGATGTCGATCAGATGGACACACTGTTGGCGGAGTACGCGCCATTTCTCGTCCAGGAGCATTACAGCGCAGCAAGCATCAAGAGCTATCGATCCGAGGCAGCACACTTTGCTGCCTGGGTTCGGATCTCCCGCTTGCGTTGGGATGATGTCACTGACGAACATGTCATCCAGTACGCCGGCCACGATTGTCGGTGCCCGGTATACCGCAAGCGCGGAACGCTGATCGGCCACCACGGACCGTTACGACGCAGCAAAGGCGCGCGGCGCTTCCTCGGTTTTCTGCGTGATCGGCATATCCTTTCGCAGGCGCATAGCCGGCAACATCAAGACGAAGATCTGGCCGCCTACAAGGCATGGCTAACGACTCATTGCGGCAGCTCTGCCGGGACGATCCGGCGCTACTGCGGAGAGGTGAAGCGATGGCTTCCCATGCTCGACCCACCGTCGGATATTGACGCGGCCGTTATCAGGCGGATCGTCAGCCACCGCATCACTGAGGCACCCGGTTCCGCATCGACCATCGCCGGCATCATGCGGAGCTATGTGCGCTTTCTCGTCTCACGCGGAGAGTGCGCCCCAGCTCTCCAGCACGCCTTTCCGCCCATAAGGCGCTATCGACTCGGCACCCTGCCACGCTACATGGATGAGGCCACGATCGAGAAGATCATCGCATCCTGCCAGACCGGCACCGCGGTGGAGATCCGCGACAAGGCCATCATCCTGCTGCTGGCCAGGCTCGGCCTGCGAGCGGGCGATATCTGGCAGCTACACCTGACGGATATCGACTGGAACGAAGGATATCTACGGGTTTGTGGCAAGAGCAGGCGGCCCGACCGCCTGCCGCTTCCCCAGGATGTCGGGGATGCGATCCTCGACTATCTGGAGCAGGCACGGCCGCCGATTAGCGAGGAGCGGTTGTTCGTGCGCGTGCAACCTCCTTTCCGACCGTTCAGTTCGTCAGCGGAGATCGCCGGTATCGTAGCCCGTGTATTTGATCGAGGCGCCATTGAGGGCGTGCCGACGGGTGCCCACGCCTTTAGACATTCGCTGGCCACACGGATGCTGCGCGCCGGTGCCGGTCTGGAGTCGGTCGGCACGATCCTGCGTCACCGTTCCCCGGCGACGACCGCCATCTACGCCAAGGTCGACATACCGATGCTGCTTAAGGTCGCTCAGGAATGGCCGGGGGACGCGGCATGA
- a CDS encoding nucleotidyltransferase has translation MTVNSYLTNRASNAILSTGEQDSINRSVATLQTRLNSYFGSKLNSHFRFGSSTRGTILPRSMDGHSDIDYMVVFAEGGYTPQTYLNRLRAFVDAYYSSSDIKQSSPTIVLELNHIKFDLVPALANMWGGYQIPDGTSAWQNTNPNDFNGKLTEKNTANHHLIKPTIRLVKFWNAQNGYVFDSYSLEKWIVDQSYFYISTQRDYLLETFEKLATPTDTQWRKDKVERAKKIVAEVRRLERENMPVSAELEIKKLIPE, from the coding sequence ATGACAGTCAACAGTTACCTCACCAATCGTGCCAGCAACGCAATACTTTCAACCGGCGAACAGGATTCAATAAACCGTTCGGTTGCTACCTTGCAAACGCGCCTCAATTCATATTTTGGTTCCAAACTAAACAGCCATTTTCGTTTTGGTTCTTCTACGCGCGGTACGATTTTGCCTCGCAGCATGGATGGTCATTCCGATATTGATTACATGGTGGTGTTTGCCGAAGGGGGCTATACCCCTCAAACCTACCTCAACCGCCTTCGGGCCTTCGTCGATGCCTATTACTCATCGTCAGACATCAAGCAGTCCTCACCGACCATCGTGCTGGAACTCAACCACATCAAATTTGACCTTGTGCCCGCACTTGCCAACATGTGGGGAGGCTACCAGATTCCAGATGGAACAAGCGCGTGGCAAAATACAAACCCTAATGATTTCAATGGCAAGCTGACCGAAAAGAACACTGCTAATCACCACCTCATCAAGCCGACCATCAGGCTCGTGAAGTTTTGGAATGCCCAGAACGGCTATGTCTTTGATTCATACTCGCTGGAAAAATGGATTGTCGATCAATCATATTTCTACATCAGCACCCAGCGTGACTACCTGCTTGAAACATTCGAAAAATTGGCAACGCCAACCGATACGCAATGGCGAAAAGACAAGGTTGAGCGCGCCAAGAAGATTGTGGCTGAGGTTCGCAGGCTTGAGCGCGAGAATATGCCTGTTTCCGCTGAGCTTGAGATCAAAAAACTCATCCCGGAGTAA
- a CDS encoding strawberry notch C-terminal domain-containing protein, with translation MLDYLAHSFPVQLYEPFTDSEGNLASRPVFDADGNPILNREACRARDAMLERLAALPPVPGALDQIVQHFGSDAVAEVTGRSRRIVPRASNDGSVRFAVENRPASANIAETHAFMDDKKHILVFSEAGGTGRSYHADLGVKNQRPRVHYLLEAGWKADTAIQGFGRTNRTNQKQPPLFRPVSTDVKAQKRFISTIARRLDSLGAITRGQRQTGGQNMFSASDNLESYYARDALRQLYQLLVRGKIDGCSLGQFETATGLSLLDSDGGLKDELPPITTFLNRMLALTISMQNILFEAFEGLLTARVEGAIASGTYEMGLETLRAESFSVSDRKTIYTHPGTGAVTHLLTIERKDLIEPVVLERALEMAVDRDAELVINTRSGRAAVKLRARSLIDDDGGIHPRIRLVRPLEATNILAEVFATSHWEPVDRERFSEVWQAELADLPEFETSTLHMVSGLLLPIWRRLPNESTRVYRLQTDAGERVIGRKVSPAWVATVIEQDTASVVPADAWAMLCAGDAKLHLAEDQTLARVRAMNDWRIELTGFNDLGIERLKAMGLISEIVSWKLKLYIPTGAVGVDVLAKLLDRFPIQRIAARKAA, from the coding sequence GTGCTCGACTATCTCGCGCACAGTTTTCCTGTGCAGCTCTATGAGCCGTTCACCGACAGCGAGGGCAATCTCGCTTCGCGGCCTGTTTTTGATGCAGACGGCAACCCCATCCTCAATCGCGAAGCCTGCCGAGCCCGTGATGCCATGCTCGAGCGGCTTGCCGCTTTGCCGCCTGTGCCCGGTGCGCTTGACCAGATTGTCCAGCATTTCGGGAGCGATGCGGTTGCCGAGGTGACCGGACGTTCCCGTCGCATAGTGCCCCGCGCCAGCAACGATGGTTCGGTGCGCTTCGCCGTCGAAAACCGGCCCGCTTCAGCCAATATTGCTGAAACCCATGCGTTCATGGATGACAAGAAGCACATCCTCGTCTTCTCCGAAGCTGGCGGCACGGGGCGATCCTATCATGCCGACCTGGGCGTGAAGAACCAGCGCCCCCGCGTCCACTACCTGCTCGAGGCAGGCTGGAAGGCCGACACCGCCATCCAGGGCTTTGGCCGCACCAACCGCACCAATCAGAAGCAGCCACCGCTGTTCCGCCCGGTATCGACCGACGTGAAGGCGCAGAAGCGCTTCATCTCGACGATCGCCCGAAGGCTCGACAGTCTCGGAGCGATCACGCGCGGCCAGCGGCAAACCGGCGGCCAGAACATGTTCAGCGCCAGCGACAATCTGGAATCCTACTATGCCCGCGATGCCCTGCGCCAGCTTTACCAATTGCTGGTGCGCGGCAAGATCGATGGCTGTTCGCTCGGGCAATTCGAAACGGCCACCGGCCTGTCGCTGCTCGACAGTGACGGCGGGCTCAAGGACGAGCTTCCGCCCATCACGACCTTCCTCAACCGGATGCTGGCGCTCACCATTTCCATGCAGAACATTCTGTTCGAGGCCTTCGAGGGTCTGCTGACGGCCCGTGTCGAAGGCGCAATCGCCAGCGGAACCTATGAAATGGGCCTCGAAACCCTGCGCGCCGAAAGCTTCTCGGTCTCCGACCGCAAAACCATCTACACCCATCCCGGCACCGGAGCTGTGACCCACCTCCTGACCATCGAGCGCAAAGACCTGATCGAGCCGGTTGTGCTCGAGCGGGCGCTAGAAATGGCAGTGGATCGCGATGCCGAACTGGTGATCAACACCCGGTCTGGGCGCGCGGCAGTCAAATTGCGCGCGCGCAGCCTGATCGACGATGATGGCGGCATTCACCCGCGCATCCGCCTCGTCCGGCCTTTGGAGGCGACCAATATTCTCGCCGAGGTATTCGCGACCAGCCATTGGGAGCCGGTGGACCGTGAGCGGTTCAGCGAAGTCTGGCAGGCCGAACTTGCCGACTTGCCTGAGTTCGAAACCTCGACCCTGCACATGGTGTCCGGCCTGCTGCTGCCGATCTGGCGGCGGCTCCCCAACGAATCGACCCGCGTCTACCGCCTGCAAACCGATGCTGGCGAGCGCGTCATTGGCCGCAAGGTTTCGCCCGCTTGGGTCGCCACGGTGATTGAGCAGGACACGGCGTCCGTCGTGCCTGCCGATGCTTGGGCGATGCTGTGTGCCGGAGATGCCAAACTGCATCTGGCCGAAGATCAGACGCTCGCTCGCGTCCGCGCCATGAATGATTGGCGGATCGAACTGACCGGCTTCAACGATCTTGGCATCGAGCGATTGAAGGCAATGGGCTTGATCTCCGAGATCGTCTCGTGGAAACTCAAGCTCTACATACCGACAGGGGCTGTCGGGGTGGATGTGCTCGCCAAGCTGCTCGACCGGTTTCCGATCCAGCGGATCGCGGCACGCAAAGCCGCCTGA
- a CDS encoding exonuclease domain-containing protein, with the protein MGFVFYDTETTGIDTSFDQILQFAAIRTDEDLNILERFEVRSRLLPFIVPAPGALRVTKMTIDRLHDPATPSHYEMVRAVRSKLAEWSPAIFLGYNSLRFDEELMRQAFYQTLHNPYLTNRDGNCRGDVLPLVQACTEFEPDCVTVPYGGNGKPVFKLDQLAPANGFAHDNAHDALSDVEATIHMCRLVRDGAGDLWNRFLRFTQRAAAAEFLDEDEPFLLTEFYFNRPKHMPVLRIGQDSEQSNVSVCFDLAHDLDKFRNLTDAQLQSLVVSSPKPLRKIKANAAPTMTPLEDVPDHLFGDLTQDDIAVRASDLRSDDALKTRLLAAYEATKTVYGPNEHVEKQIYEGFAGNADEQLMTQFHAMPWEHRHTLASQFQNPKFGFLAKRLIFAHDPNCLPLVCQQEISAHIYSRIAAPDDSGVKWTTLTKARSECEKLMASAAAADLSLLQGYHDYLTAKVAALA; encoded by the coding sequence ATGGGGTTTGTCTTTTACGATACCGAGACGACTGGCATTGACACCTCCTTCGATCAGATTTTGCAATTTGCGGCAATCAGGACCGACGAAGACCTGAACATCCTGGAACGCTTTGAGGTACGTTCTCGGCTCCTGCCGTTCATTGTTCCAGCTCCAGGCGCACTTCGTGTCACCAAAATGACCATCGATCGGCTGCACGATCCCGCCACGCCATCGCACTACGAGATGGTCAGAGCCGTTCGCAGCAAGCTGGCCGAATGGTCGCCGGCCATTTTTCTTGGCTACAACAGTCTGCGGTTTGACGAAGAGCTCATGCGCCAAGCCTTCTACCAAACTCTGCACAATCCATATCTGACCAATCGCGACGGTAATTGCCGGGGTGACGTGTTGCCCCTCGTTCAAGCCTGTACTGAATTTGAACCAGATTGTGTGACCGTTCCCTATGGTGGCAACGGCAAGCCAGTTTTCAAGCTCGACCAACTCGCACCCGCTAACGGCTTTGCTCATGACAATGCCCATGATGCATTGTCGGATGTAGAGGCTACGATTCACATGTGCCGCCTTGTTCGGGACGGCGCTGGCGATCTGTGGAATCGTTTTTTGCGGTTCACGCAAAGAGCCGCGGCCGCCGAGTTTTTGGATGAAGATGAGCCATTCCTCCTGACGGAATTCTACTTCAACCGTCCCAAGCATATGCCGGTATTGCGGATTGGTCAGGACAGCGAACAGTCCAATGTTTCGGTCTGTTTCGACCTGGCACACGATCTCGATAAGTTTCGCAATCTGACCGATGCTCAGTTGCAAAGTCTCGTAGTCAGCTCACCAAAGCCGCTTCGCAAAATCAAAGCCAACGCCGCGCCGACCATGACGCCGCTAGAGGATGTGCCCGACCACCTTTTCGGTGATCTGACGCAGGATGACATTGCGGTTCGGGCTAGTGATCTTCGCAGCGACGACGCACTCAAAACCCGTTTGCTGGCCGCGTATGAGGCTACCAAAACTGTGTATGGGCCCAACGAACACGTTGAAAAGCAAATCTATGAGGGGTTTGCAGGAAATGCTGATGAGCAGCTGATGACGCAATTTCATGCGATGCCGTGGGAACACCGCCATACGCTGGCCAGTCAATTTCAAAATCCCAAGTTTGGCTTCTTGGCCAAGCGTCTCATTTTTGCCCACGATCCAAACTGTTTGCCCCTCGTCTGCCAACAAGAAATCTCTGCGCATATCTATTCGCGGATCGCCGCTCCGGATGACAGCG
- a CDS encoding tyrosine-type recombinase/integrase has product MMNTQIERYVALHRSFGRKFDVQDRLLRQFARYADGFGDRQIKAERLYDWCRSASSQNVARDRFDHLRRFCLYAHAEDQQHEVPPAGVFGSGKRRRPTPHIIEPEQLGAIMQAALDLPPEGKISRYTYHYLFGLLATTGLRISEALALQRGDIADDGLIVRNGKFGKQRLVPILSSTREALDTYLDIRRRLGASGDDLFVTTRGRAPHQTVVHIVFVRLARKLGFRGPTGTPGIRIHDLRHTFAVRSLESCSRDREAIRHHMAALSAYLGHADVANTYWYLEATPVLLRDIAVAGEQLFLGDAA; this is encoded by the coding sequence ATGATGAACACTCAGATCGAACGCTATGTCGCGTTGCATCGCAGTTTCGGCCGCAAGTTCGACGTGCAGGACCGGTTGCTTCGACAATTTGCCCGCTATGCTGATGGTTTTGGCGATCGGCAGATCAAAGCCGAGAGACTATATGATTGGTGCCGGTCAGCCAGTTCCCAGAACGTCGCCCGGGACAGATTCGACCACCTGCGCCGCTTTTGCCTTTATGCCCATGCCGAGGATCAGCAGCATGAGGTGCCGCCAGCGGGCGTATTCGGGAGTGGGAAGCGTCGTCGCCCGACGCCCCACATCATCGAGCCCGAGCAGCTTGGAGCGATTATGCAGGCTGCCCTTGATCTTCCGCCGGAAGGCAAAATCAGCCGATATACCTACCACTATCTGTTTGGCCTGCTGGCAACGACGGGGCTGCGGATATCCGAGGCTCTGGCACTCCAGCGCGGGGATATCGCAGACGATGGTCTTATCGTCCGCAACGGCAAGTTCGGCAAGCAACGTCTCGTGCCGATCCTGTCATCGACGCGCGAGGCTCTGGACACATATCTGGATATCCGCAGGAGGTTGGGCGCCAGCGGTGATGACCTGTTCGTCACTACGAGAGGGCGGGCACCCCACCAGACTGTTGTTCACATCGTCTTCGTCAGATTGGCTCGCAAGCTAGGCTTCCGTGGACCAACCGGAACGCCGGGTATCCGCATCCACGATCTGCGGCACACTTTCGCCGTCCGGTCACTGGAGTCCTGTTCTCGCGATCGGGAGGCGATCCGCCATCATATGGCGGCGCTCAGCGCTTATCTGGGTCATGCCGATGTCGCCAACACATATTGGTATCTCGAGGCAACACCGGTCCTGCTTCGCGATATTGCCGTCGCCGGCGAGCAGCTTTTCCTGGGAGACGCAGCATGA
- a CDS encoding toprim domain-containing protein: MDSPATDIARRLAASAEAVCRRYLSNGRREGRYWLVGDVHNSPGRSLYVRLSATAESRGGAGKWTDAQSGDHGDLLDIIAASCAHRTMRETLDEARQFLSLPPPPETAPRNPTIRKAPTGTPEAARRLWAASKPIMNSIAARYLGRRSITDLSGIDQLRFHPRCYYRPAEDDVPGVREAWPTMIAAVTDNEGTVTGVHRTWLDPQSREKAAVAYPRRAMGHLLGSGVRFGKADGVMVAGEGLETLLSLRQVMPSIPMIAGLSAAHLAAIQFPAALRCLYVARDDDPAGATALSTLIERCEPFGIAVIPLEPRLDDFNSDLTAYGHERLAAAIRVQLSAADAVRLLKR; encoded by the coding sequence ATGGACAGTCCCGCCACTGATATCGCCCGCCGCCTTGCCGCCTCAGCCGAGGCGGTCTGCCGCCGTTACCTGTCCAATGGTCGCCGTGAAGGCCGCTACTGGCTGGTCGGCGATGTGCACAATTCTCCGGGTCGCAGTCTTTACGTCCGATTGTCAGCAACAGCCGAAAGCCGTGGAGGCGCGGGCAAATGGACAGACGCGCAAAGCGGCGACCATGGCGATCTACTCGACATCATCGCCGCGAGTTGCGCCCACCGGACCATGCGCGAGACACTTGATGAAGCCCGCCAATTCTTGAGCCTGCCGCCGCCACCGGAAACCGCGCCGCGCAACCCGACCATACGCAAGGCGCCGACCGGCACACCAGAAGCGGCACGGCGCCTATGGGCCGCTTCAAAGCCGATCATGAACAGCATCGCAGCACGTTATCTTGGCCGCCGGTCGATCACTGATCTGTCCGGCATAGATCAGCTGCGTTTCCATCCGCGCTGCTACTATCGGCCTGCTGAAGATGATGTCCCTGGTGTGCGGGAGGCATGGCCCACCATGATCGCTGCAGTCACCGACAATGAGGGCACTGTCACGGGGGTTCACCGCACTTGGCTTGATCCACAATCCCGCGAAAAAGCCGCCGTCGCATATCCACGACGCGCCATGGGGCACTTGCTGGGCTCGGGCGTCCGGTTCGGCAAAGCGGACGGTGTCATGGTTGCCGGTGAAGGCCTCGAAACTCTCTTGTCGTTGCGGCAGGTGATGCCATCTATTCCCATGATTGCCGGACTTTCAGCCGCCCATCTCGCTGCCATCCAGTTCCCTGCTGCGCTACGCTGCCTCTATGTCGCGCGCGATGATGATCCTGCCGGGGCAACGGCATTGTCGACCTTGATCGAGCGCTGCGAACCGTTTGGCATTGCGGTCATACCGCTTGAACCCCGGCTCGACGATTTCAACAGCGACCTTACCGCCTATGGCCACGAGCGGTTGGCAGCGGCCATTCGGGTGCAGCTCAGCGCCGCCGATGCCGTGCGGCTTCTCAAACGGTGA
- a CDS encoding ImmA/IrrE family metallo-endopeptidase — MTSPAQIARDHAQRILTEYAVTALPVPVEKIAKSLGIAVRFSPLDQELSGMALIKDGVSVIGVNALHHPNRQRFTIAHELGHHIMHRELIDGTVHVDKGFTLWRGELATQGTDRVEVQANAFASELLMPKQFISQIEGIESLDIDDEVGMKALAKRFRVSVTALQNRLSSYI, encoded by the coding sequence GTGACCAGCCCAGCTCAAATTGCTCGTGACCACGCGCAGCGTATCCTGACAGAATACGCTGTGACGGCGCTACCGGTGCCAGTCGAGAAAATTGCAAAAAGTCTCGGCATAGCCGTGCGCTTTTCGCCGCTCGATCAGGAGCTTTCGGGCATGGCGCTCATCAAAGACGGCGTGTCAGTGATCGGGGTCAATGCGCTCCACCATCCCAATCGCCAACGGTTCACCATCGCCCATGAACTGGGGCACCACATCATGCACCGCGAACTGATTGATGGCACGGTGCATGTAGACAAAGGCTTTACGCTCTGGCGCGGCGAGTTGGCGACTCAAGGGACTGACCGGGTTGAGGTACAGGCTAATGCGTTTGCCTCGGAACTCCTGATGCCAAAGCAATTTATCAGTCAAATCGAAGGAATTGAAAGCCTAGATATTGACGATGAGGTTGGTATGAAGGCGCTCGCCAAGCGTTTTCGTGTGAGCGTGACAGCGTTGCAAAATAGACTCTCCTCATACATCTAG
- a CDS encoding SLATT domain-containing protein gives MSNPTPVPTPKDAIRLELERIEEDCIHSGKSHFNAHERWSRFHYWLGIPSVILSSIAGLAFFKDYPEIGGAIASVVAVLTALSTFLKPFERAASHKSSGDQYLSLRNDARVFRQIRLENVCDDQSAIDGLDEFTKRRNELNQASPQFSTKDFKVARDGIDAGESTHAVDK, from the coding sequence ATGTCTAACCCAACCCCCGTGCCCACCCCGAAGGATGCAATCCGCCTCGAACTTGAGCGGATCGAAGAGGATTGCATCCATTCCGGCAAATCTCACTTCAACGCTCACGAGCGGTGGAGCCGGTTTCATTATTGGCTGGGAATCCCGTCGGTCATTTTAAGTAGCATCGCGGGCTTGGCCTTTTTTAAGGACTACCCCGAAATCGGTGGCGCGATTGCATCGGTGGTTGCCGTCTTGACCGCACTATCGACATTCTTGAAGCCGTTTGAACGTGCCGCATCGCACAAGAGTTCCGGCGATCAATATCTCTCGCTCAGAAATGATGCGCGCGTATTCCGGCAGATTCGGCTTGAAAACGTCTGTGACGACCAGTCGGCGATTGACGGCTTGGATGAGTTCACCAAGCGCAGAAACGAATTGAACCAAGCCAGTCCACAGTTTTCAACCAAGGATTTCAAGGTCGCCCGAGACGGGATCGATGCTGGCGAATCCACTCATGCAGTCGATAAATAA